From the genome of Nakamurella flavida:
TGACGTGCAGGATGCGGCGGTGCCCCAGGCCGAGGAGGTGCTGCACCGCCATCCGGGCGCCGGCCTCCTGGTCGACCGACAGCGAGTGGAAGCCGGGCATCACCGGGGCGTCCGCGGCCACCAGCACCACCGGCAGTTGCACGGCGAAGCCGCCGGCGGCCTCGGCCACCTCGTCCCACGGGGCGATGACCACGACACCCTCGGCGCCCTGGTCCAGGAAGTGCTCCAGGTTGACGGCGATGTCGGACGCGTCGGCGGCCCGCAGACTGCTCACGCTGACGAAGTAGCCGGCGTCGCGGGCCGCGCTCTCCACCGCGAGCAGGGTGCTGGCCGGCCCGAAGAGACCCGATCCGGTGGTCACGATGCCGACCACGCCGGACCGGCGCGTCACCAGCGCGCGGGCCGCGGTGTTCCGCCGGTAGCCGAGCTCGGAGATGGCGGCCATGACCCGTTCGCGGGTCTCCGGCCGGACGTTGGGATGACCGTTGACCACCCGGGAGACCGTCTGGTGGGAGACACCGACCTGCCGCGCCACGTCGTGCATGCCGGGCGGGCGGGCGGATGTCGGGCTCACGCTCATCCTTTCTCTGGCGGAACTGTCTGGCGATGTCTGGCGGAACTGTCCGAAGAAGCTGTCTGGCGGAACTGTCGGGCGGAACGGTCCGGCACGAGTGCGCTGCGGAGCACCGGGCTCGATCGGGACGGCGGCCGAGCGAGTCCGGGGTCCCGCCGGTGATCCTAGGGTCCCCGCCGGTGAAGGTGCCGGAAGGCCCGCCCCGAGCCGCCACCGGGTCATGCCTGGCCACCGGGGTCGAGGGTGCTGCGGCGCGGCCGGCCGGTGATCGTCCCCGCACCACCGTGGAGATCACCACCGGGGGGTCCCGGGCTGTGGCGCGGCTCCTCGGCGGCCCCGGTTCCTCCCTCCCGTCCGGGCCCGGATCTAACGGGCGGATAACGGGGTCTTGACACCGATGCTGTGAACGCTAACACTTGCGATGCCGGTCACACGTCCGGTCCTCGTGGGTTGTCTGAAGTTGTGGGGTCGGTCGTTCCGGCCGGAGCCCCGTCCTCGGCCCCTCCCAGCGCAACGGTCGCGCGTCCTCCCCGGACGTCGTCGCCGGGTCCCGCTGAGGGGCCGTGCCGGGGCTCGGCACCGGGCCCGATCCGCCGTCTACCGCAGTGCATTCCGTCGAGGTCCACCAGCGTTGGAGGAACCAAGAGTGTTCAAGAAGAACTTCGCGATCGCTGCGGCTGCAGCGGCGGCGGCCGTCGTCCTCGCCGCCTGTGGCGGCGGCAGCACCGCCGCGACCGGCACCACCTCGGCCGCAGCCACCTCCGCCGCCTCGTCCGCGGCCTCGTCGGCGGCGTCCTCCGCCGCCTCGTCGTCCGCCGGTTCCACCGCCGCGGCCTCCTCCGCGGCCGGCAGCGGCGCGGCGGAACTCCCGCCCGTCGACCCGGCCGTGCTCGACGGTGCCGTCGTCGGCTTCGCCCAGGTGGGCTCGGAGTCCGGCTGGCGCAGCGCCAACACCGACAACATCAAGGCCGCGGCCGAGGCCAACGGCGTCGACCTGCAGTTCACCTCCGCCGAGGGCGACCAGGCCAAGCAGATCGCCTCGATCAAGACCTTCATCACCCAGGGCGTCGACGTCATCGCCTTCTCCCCCGTGGTCGAGACCGGCTGGGACGCCGTCCTGCAGGAGGCCAAGGCCGCCGACATCCCGGTCATCCTGACCGACCGCGCGGTCGACTCGGACCCGAGCCTGTACAAGACCTTCATCGGTTCCGACTTCATCGCCGAGGGCGAGAAGGCCGCGACCTGGGCCAAGACCGAGTTCGCCGACGCCGACAACGTCAACGTCGTCGTCCTGGAGGGCACCACCGGTTCCGCCCCGGCCAACGACCGCGCCACCGGCTGGGAGAACGTCCTGGGCTCGGACCCCAAGTTCAAGACCCTGGCCTCGCAGACGGGCGATTTCACCCGTGACGGCGGCAAGAAGGTCATGGAGGGCTTCCTGGCCAGCAACCCGGACATCGACCTGGTCTATGCGCACAACGACGACATGGGCCTGGGCGCCATCGAGGCCATCAAGGCCGCCGGCAAGGTCCCCGGCAAGGACATCAAGATCGTCACCATCGACGCCGTCAAGGCCGGCATGGAAGCCCTCGCGGCCGGCGAGATCAACTACATCGTCGAGTGTTCCCCGCTGCTGGGCGACCAGCTGTTCCAGGCCACCAGCGCCGTCCTGAAGGGCGAGGAGATCCCCGCCCGCATCGTCACCATCGAGGGCGAGTTCGACCAGGCGCAGGCCGAGGCCGCGCTGCCGACCCGCCAGTACTGATCCCCACCCGGTGGTGGGCCCGCCCGGACGTCCCGAACGGGCCCACCGCCGGAACCAGCAGACAGCTGCCCAGGTCGGGGCCTCCATCCCACCTGGGCAGTGCTGTCCGGGGACCCGGCGGGGACGCCGGCCCGGGTCGTCACGACCCGGCCGGCGCCGAGCCGCCGCCCCGGATCTGCGCCAGACTGGCGCCCGGTCACCCTCACAGGTCGTCCACCGCCTGTCCCGCACCGCATGTCACGCGCCAGCGCCGGTCGGACGCCACCCCGGTGGCCGTGCCCCGGAAGCGACATCCCCGTCAGGACGAAGTTCACTCCAGGAAGGCCCGTAGTGACGCCGACCAGCACCGCCGGCTCCCGACCCGCACCCGGGACCACCGACTCCCCCATCGTCTCCATGCGCGACATCAGCATCTCGTTCCCGGGCGTCAAGGCGCTGCAGGACGTCGCGTTCCGGCTGTTCCCCGGCGAGGTCCACTCGCTGATGGGGGAGAACGGCGCCGGGAAGTCGACCCTGATCAAGGCGCTGACCGGCGTCTACACCATCGACTCGGGCACCATCTCGGTCGCGGGCCGGGACGTCGCGTTCAGCGGACCCGCCCAGGCCCAGGCCGCCGGGATCGCGACGGTCTACCAGGAGGTCAACCTGGTCACCAATCTCACCGTCGCCGAGAACATCATGCTCGGCCGCGAGCCGCGGAGGTTCGGCCTCATCGACTGGCGGGCGATGCGCAAGCGGGCCCGTCAGGTCCTCACCTCGCTGAACCTGGACATCGACCCGGGCTCGCTGCTCGCCTCGCACTCCATCGCCGTCCAGCAGCTGGTGGCGATCGCCCGGGCGGTCGACATCAACGCCTCCGTGCTGGTTCTCGACGAGCCCACCTCGTCGCTGGACGCCCGCGAGGTCGCCGAACTCTTCGCGATCATCCGGAGCGTCCGCGACAGCGGGGTGGCCGTGCTCTTCGTCAGCCACTTCCTGGACCAGATCTACGAGATCTCCGACCGGATCACGGTGCTGCGCAACGGCGAGCTCGTCGGCGAGTACCCCGTGGCCGAGCTCCCCCGCATCTCGCTGATCTCCAAGATGATCGGCAAGGACTTCGCCGCCCTGGAGGAGCTCGAGGCGGGCACCAAGCGCGATGCCCGGGACCGCGTCGAGGGCGGTGCCTTCCTGGCCGCGGACGGCGTCGGGCGCACCGGCTCGGTGCAGCCGTTCGACGTGGAGATCCACCCCGGTGAGGTGTTCGGCCTGGCCGGTCTTCTGGGTTCCGGTCGCACCGAGGTGGCCCGGCTGCTCTACGGCGCCGACCGGAACGACACCGGCTCGCTCACCATCGGCGGTCAGCCGGTGAAGCTGAAGAGCCCGCGGGTCGCGCTGGACCAGAAGATCGCCTTCGCCTCGGAGAACCGGAAGTCCGAGGGCCTGATCGGTGACCTCACCGTCCGGGCCAACATCGTGCTGGCCATGCAGTCCGCCCGCGGCTGGCTCCGCCAGATCCCCCGGCGGCAGCAGGACGAGCTCGCCGACAAGTACATCAAGGCCCTGGACATCCGCCCCGCCAACCCCGATGCCCTCGTCCGCAACCTGTCCGGCGGCAACCAGCAGAAGGTGCTGCTGGCCCGGTGGCTGATCACCGAGCCCAAGCTGCTCATCCTGGACGAGCCGACCCGCGGCATCGACGTCGGCGCCAAGGCCCAGATCCAGAAGCTCGTCGCGACCCTCTCCGACGACGGCATGGCCGTCGTCTACATCTCCGCGGAGATGGAGGAGGTGCTGCGCCTGTCCCACCGCATCGGCGTCATGCGTGACCGCGTCAAGATCGCCGACATCGTCAACCAGGGAGTCACCGTCAACGACATCATGGAGCTGATCGCCCGGACCGGGGAGGCGGCAGCGTCGCCGGACACCTCCGGCGCCCCCGATCAGCACGCGGGTACCCCGTCCGGACCCACCGCGCAGGTGAAGGCATGAAGGCCCTCACGTCCAACCGGCTGGTGTGGCCGGCCCTGGTGCTCGTCGCCCTGCTCGTCGCGAACGTGGTCGCCAACCCGACGTTCTTCCAGGTGTCCATCCTGGACGGCAACCTCTTCGGCGCACCGATCGACATCCTGCGCCGCGCCGCCCCGATCATCCTGGTGGCCCTGGGGATGACCCTGGTCATCGCCACCCGCGGCATCGACCTGTCGGTCGGCGCGGTGGCCGCCATCTCCGGGTCGTGGGCGTCGATGTACATCATCGACTCCGGTGACCGCGGGTCGGTCCGGGTCGTCCTCACCGCCGTCGGCGTCGCCCTGCTCATGGCGCTGGTCGCCGGGGCCTGGAACGGTTTCCTGGTCTCCGTCCTCGGCATCCAACCCATCGTGGCCACCCTGGTGCTGATGACCGCCGGCCGCGGACTGGCCCAGGTGATCACCGGGGAGAAGATCCTCTACCCGGACAACTCCCCCGCCTACAAGCTCATCGGCGGCGGCTACTGGCTCTCCGTCCCGTTCT
Proteins encoded in this window:
- a CDS encoding LacI family DNA-binding transcriptional regulator, yielding MSVSPTSARPPGMHDVARQVGVSHQTVSRVVNGHPNVRPETRERVMAAISELGYRRNTAARALVTRRSGVVGIVTTGSGLFGPASTLLAVESAARDAGYFVSVSSLRAADASDIAVNLEHFLDQGAEGVVVIAPWDEVAEAAGGFAVQLPVVLVAADAPVMPGFHSLSVDQEAGARMAVQHLLGLGHRRILHVSGPADWFDARARTRGYTRELLDAGLEPMEVVAGDWSAESGYAIGRKLKRSALPDAVFLANDMMALGFLRAMREKKIDVPGDISVVGFDDVLGSAFFDPPLTTIRQDFERLGQECLAVLGRVLNGSPDPDSDPLPPELVVRASTGPVRGR
- a CDS encoding ABC transporter substrate-binding protein, with the translated sequence MFKKNFAIAAAAAAAAVVLAACGGGSTAATGTTSAAATSAASSAASSAASSAASSSAGSTAAASSAAGSGAAELPPVDPAVLDGAVVGFAQVGSESGWRSANTDNIKAAAEANGVDLQFTSAEGDQAKQIASIKTFITQGVDVIAFSPVVETGWDAVLQEAKAADIPVILTDRAVDSDPSLYKTFIGSDFIAEGEKAATWAKTEFADADNVNVVVLEGTTGSAPANDRATGWENVLGSDPKFKTLASQTGDFTRDGGKKVMEGFLASNPDIDLVYAHNDDMGLGAIEAIKAAGKVPGKDIKIVTIDAVKAGMEALAAGEINYIVECSPLLGDQLFQATSAVLKGEEIPARIVTIEGEFDQAQAEAALPTRQY
- a CDS encoding sugar ABC transporter ATP-binding protein yields the protein MRDISISFPGVKALQDVAFRLFPGEVHSLMGENGAGKSTLIKALTGVYTIDSGTISVAGRDVAFSGPAQAQAAGIATVYQEVNLVTNLTVAENIMLGREPRRFGLIDWRAMRKRARQVLTSLNLDIDPGSLLASHSIAVQQLVAIARAVDINASVLVLDEPTSSLDAREVAELFAIIRSVRDSGVAVLFVSHFLDQIYEISDRITVLRNGELVGEYPVAELPRISLISKMIGKDFAALEELEAGTKRDARDRVEGGAFLAADGVGRTGSVQPFDVEIHPGEVFGLAGLLGSGRTEVARLLYGADRNDTGSLTIGGQPVKLKSPRVALDQKIAFASENRKSEGLIGDLTVRANIVLAMQSARGWLRQIPRRQQDELADKYIKALDIRPANPDALVRNLSGGNQQKVLLARWLITEPKLLILDEPTRGIDVGAKAQIQKLVATLSDDGMAVVYISAEMEEVLRLSHRIGVMRDRVKIADIVNQGVTVNDIMELIARTGEAAASPDTSGAPDQHAGTPSGPTAQVKA